AGGTAGCTTGTAAACTGTCCTGAAAGATTTGTTTGTCCCGATTGCTGCTTGGCCTGCTCAACCTGCGCCTGGAAATTTTTATAAGATATCTTTTCGCCGGCTACTTCGCCCAGCGCATCACTATCGCCCTTGAAGAACGAACTTCCAGAGCGCAGCACTTCACCCAAAATAAATGCTAAAAGCGAGGCGCCTATCACAATCGCAACTATCTTCCCCATGCGCTCGCGCAAATAATTCATTACTCCCATAGTATTCTATTACAATATTTTAATTTATTCAAAAGAGGGGCGCAAGATACAATTTTTAGTAAAATTTTAAACAGAAAAATTTGTATCGAAACTGCAATGGTTTTATTGGCCTATCTCCTTACTGTCAACATGTATTTTCCCTGTCGAAGGGCCAAACTTCCAATGCGTAAGACCTTCGTCGCTTTCAAAATTCAATCCGTCCAAAATGCTACCATCGGTCATCTGCACATGCACCGATTTATTGGAATGTATCTGCCGGGTATTTTCATCCCATATCAGCTCGTCCGACTGAAATGTTTCGCCCTTTACATTTGTGCCTACCACATTTTTGCGAAGCTCGATGATCTTTTCAGCAACGCGGCGTATGGCATATTCCGATGTAATAGTGCAGGTTTGGTGAAGATCGGCATCGTAAAAAGTAACCTTTACGCCCTTGGGCATCTCGGTATAGGGTTTCGCCACTTTGGTATAATCGAGCATCAGCGGCGATGTCATATGCGCCTTTACCTTTGCCGAATCGCTCCAGATAACATCTACGTTCGTATAACGCTGTACAGGTTTTGTGGCTTCGGTGGCCGATATTTTCTTCAGGTCCTTCAGGTCATTCTCGCAGCCGGTCAGCCCCGCTAATACGGCAATAATTACCGTCAGAAATAAACCTGGTAATAGCCCTCCCTTTTTCATACCGGGGTGTTAGTCAAACTTGAACCGCCTGAACCATTGGTCGTTCAATGTAAGCGCTATGTGAAAGTTTACATAATTTTCCTTGATCAGTCCGTTATCAACCGTTCCTCGTTTACCGACCTCTGCCGAAAAATTCACTTTGTAAAATGCCGAGGAAGCACGGTCGTGCGGCAGCGGTATGCCCAGGCCAAAAGTAACCGCCTGTCTTTTGATGCTGGTATTATTAAGATTGAGGTAGGTGTCTTCATAAATAAAACCCAGGCGGTAATCGATAAGCGCCAGGTAATTATTCAATGCGTTGACATTAGGCGTCCACTGTCCGCCAATGTTCAGCATTTTACTATCCTGTAACCCGGCATTGGTTCCGGCGATTGACAGGTCGGACCATTTGCCGATAGAGTAATCAACCCCCACCAAAAAGCTCAGGTCTTTCTGGAATACGATGCCGAAATGATTAATGGCCGGCAATTGTATCTTAGCTTTTGGGTTGTTGGTGTTAACAAGGCTGTCTGTTGCCACACCTTCGCTGCCGTTCGAGATATAGTATTGGCTTACTATATAACTGTTTTGCACATTTATCTTGTTGCCGATAGATGCCGAATAACCCAGTACCAGGTGCTTTGAGGTCGAAAAATCGATCGAATATTGCGCGCCGTAATCAAAATTGAACCCGCCTACTTTGTTGTTTTGCTCCGTACGGGAGTTCAAAAAGCCAACCGCATTGGGTATTTCGGTCGATTGGTCCTCCTTAAGACTGCCAAATATGTAAGAGGCATTAGCGCCGAGCGAAAGGTGCTTGCCTACCGAAAAACCATAACCTATATAGGCTTTCGAAAGACCGCCATCGCCCGAATAAATATAGTTCACGGTATTTGTGTCCACTGGTAAGCCTGTGCCGAGGTTGGGCCTGGATATTTTATATTTATAGCCAAGCTCGCTGTACGGAAGCAGACCAAAACTTACGGCCGAACCCTGGGTAAGAGGCAAAGCAAACGCAATATGGCTTAACCGGGTATTGCCGTTCCGTTGTTTGGCCGAGGTATCGTTCCTTAATGTCAGTGAATTGGTATACAGACCGGCGTCTATTACGGTAAGATGTATCTTGGAGTACGCAGCCGGGTTTAAAACGTTAATAGTACTGTAACTGGTAAGCGAACTGGTTGCTGTGCTTATACCCCCCATGCCTATGTTTTGGGGTAAGGCAGGCTGAATATAATCACCTAATCCGTAACGCGAATAAGGCGAACTTGTAGTAGCGGTAGATTGTGACCTTGCTTCCAGCACGCAAACAGCAAGTAAAAATGTTATAAAGAGCCTGGTATATTTAATCATTATTGTATCGTATAGCTGCGTTTAATCCTTTCAGAACCAAGTAAGGCTCATTTTTAACATAGGGGGCAAAGATGCTATTTTTCAACAGAGTATCAAAAAAAATACTGTCGCCCCCGCTTAGCAATATATTCAGTTCGGGCTCCTTAGCCCGGTAGCTTTCTATGAAGCCAAACACCTCGTATTTAACACCGTTCTGCACCCCCGAAAGTATCGCTGTCCGGGTATCATCCCCGTAAGTTTTATCAAACTTTTCATCAGCCCCAACCAACGGCAGTGCCCCTGTGTAATAATTCAATGCTTTATAACGCATATTTAATCCCGGCGATATGCTGCCCCCCAAATAATTACCGTCTGCATCCACATGATCGTAGGTAATGCAGGTGCCGGCGTCTATAACCAGGCTGCATTTCCCAGGGTATAATTTGTGGGCGCCCATTACCGCCGCCAGCCTGTCCACACCAAGTGTTTCGGGGCTTTTGTATTGATTGTGGATGCCTGCGGTCATATCCCTTGTAAAATATTTCAGGTCAAGTTTTTCTTCAATAGCCGCACGCCATTCTTCTGTTCGATTTCTGACAGACGATATAATAGCATGGCTGATATGGTATTTTTCGATCAGTTGGAGCAGGGTTTTTGCATCGGTTACCGGCGATTGTTCAGCATGTAACAGGTCATCCTGTTCAAAAACTGCAACTTTGGTAAGGGTATTGCCAATGTCAATAACCAGGTTCGCCATCAGGCCCTCACCATTGATAATATGGATTCGAAGATCGGCAAGCCGTCCTGGTTAGCCAGTAACGTATCCGCGGCACGCTCGGGATGCGGCATCATACCAAACACATTCCTGCCTGCGTTGCATACCCCGGCAATATTTTCTATTGATCCGTTAGGGTTCGATTCCGGCGTGATGTTCCCAAACTCGTCACAATACCTGAACAGTACCTGGTCGTTATCGTTTAGCGCTTTAAGTACGTCGGCATCCGCAAAATAATTGCCCTCGCCATGCGCGATAGGTATTTTAAGCGGCCTTTGGAGGTCAATCTGCGAGGTCATCAGCGAGTCGTTGGTCTGCGCCCTCAGGTAAATATTACTCGAGTTGAATTTCCGGTTGGTGTTATGGAGCAGCGCACCGGGCACCATACCAGCCTCGGCAAGTATCTGGAAACCATTGCATATCCCCCAAACATAGCCGCCTTTTGCAGCAAATTGCATCACCTCGTTCATGATGGGCGAAAAACGGGCTATAGCGCCTGAACGCAAATAATCGCCGAACGAAAAACCACCGGGAAGTACGATAAAATCGCAGCCCTGCAGGTCATGATCTTTATGCCACAGGCGCACTACCTGCTGGCCCATAATTTTTTCTAATACGTAGATGATATCCTCATCGCAATTAGAACCGGGAAATATAACTACTCCGAATTTCATGGTACAAAGCTAATATAACCCCCGAAATTAGGACGAATTTAAAAGTTAAAAAGTGTTAAACTGGAAGTAGATGATGCTGGCCAGCAGTATAATATACAACGATTCGTAAAACCAGCGATAGTTTGCATACAGGAAATAATAAGCAAAGAATATAGCCGCCGGGATAGCGCATAGCAAAAAGTGATCGAGGTGGAAATCGGGGCGGATATAGAAGGAGAAGCCGGCTATCAGAAACATCATCATCAAGAGCTGTAACGATTTACGTGTTTGTACATAACTTTTGAAAAAGTTTTGCTGCAGTTTGAAAAACCCCAAAACCAGTATGATAATGACCGGTATCAACACCAGGTAATTATAATAGTTAAAGCTGATTACCACCTTGAACTTTGCTGCCAAAGGCAGCCAGATGTCATAAAACTGCTGCATGCGGTCGCTCAGGTAATAGGAAACAGCCAGGAAGAAAAAGATAGTGGCAAACCCTATGATGCAGGCCACCCACTCGCGCCAGTTGAACGGGCGGAAAACCACCAGCGCAAGCCAAATGGTCAAAAACAGGTAGATAAATGGCAGGTAGAAAAGCGTCCCCACCGCCACGATCATCCCCAGGTCGTAAGAGGTTGATTTAATGTCCTCGCCTTTATAAAAGCTAAAAAGCTTAAAAAGCATCCATATCACCAGGAAATTACATACCAATGGCGCACCGAGCATCAAAAACGGGGGAAAAAGGCTCGACGCCGTAACGTACGTCAGTGCCGGCAAAAAGGTCGATCGGCCTAATAAATTGTGGTAGTTAACAAGATAATTAATGAGCAGGGCCTGTCCATATACAAGGCACCCGGCCAGAAAAAGATCGAGCCCCGGAGGGAACACGTATTGGTACGATGAGGGTAGATGCAAACGGGAAAACAGTTCGGCAAAAGGGAACTCTTCCTTTATGGGTATTGCCGATAAAAAAGTAATACGCAATAGTATCAGTACCAAAGCCAGCCAGAGCATATTCAGCGGGTTGTAGGATCTGAAAAGTTTGATCATGGCGGCGTATTTCAGCGCAATATTAACAGAAAAACTGCTTAAGCAGAAATAGAACCGGGCTTCGCATAACGCTTTACCATATTATCAACTATCTGTGCTGTTTCGTCCGGGAAATTGACTGTCACCTTTTTATCATCGGCTATCCATTTATTCACTTTGCCAACAAATTGTTCATCAATGGCATAAACAACCGGCACCCCCAGCCTCGAGGCGGCTTCGGCATTGCATCGTTGCTCGTATTGGCCCGTCATAGGTATCATCAAAACCTTCTTTTTCAAATAAAGCGCCTCTGCCGGCCCTTCGAATCCACCACCCGTCAGCAGTCCCTCGCAGCTTGCCATGCTTTCATTAAAGCCTTCATTGCTCACCGGGAATATATGCACATTCCCTTCCCGATAAGGTGTTTTCTGGCGTTTCGAAAATATCTGCCATTCCACATCATGTGTCCGGCCCAGGTATTTCAGCAGGGTTTTATCGTCATAAGCCGGCAGGTAAACGGTGTAGTGGCCTTTATTGGTCGGGTTGGTATTTCGTATCCCGCTACGGATAACGGGCGTATGAATAAAATCATCATACCGCTCAAAGTGGAACCCGATGTGGTGTTTAGTAGGTGAATAGTACTTGAACAACCACTCCGCATAATTCCAGCTGCCTGGCCGTGGTGTCTTCTTCGAAATAAATGAGCATTGATGGCTAAGCGATACTGCTTCCAGCTTTTGCCGGCGGCAGGCCCAGGCACTTACCGGTTCAAAATCATTAATGATAAGATCGTATTGTTTAAGCGGGAGATGATTAATATCGCGCCACAACCGGAGCAGGTCCATCAGTTTATAGGTTGCCCATTTGTCCACGCCGCCCTTGGTGCCAAAAACAAAACTGAAACCATGCAGGCGGTATTTGACCGGCTGTGATAACGACACCTCGGCTTCGGTGCCGCTTATAAGCAGGTCAAGCTCGCCATATTGCTGTAACAGCGGAACAATTTCGCGCGCCCGGCTGATGTGCCCGTTACCAGTTCCCTGTATAGCGTAGAGTATTTTCATTCTGGGGTTAAAATGTTGTAAGGTTAGCTTTGTTTGTTTAACATTAGAACCACCTCATCTTAAAACGTTACAAATGTAATCAGGCGGAATGACAATAACCTTCCAACTTTTCAACCTTACAACTCCTGCCGGCAGGCAGACTCCAACAAAATTTAATGCACTTCCAATTTAAACCGTTCCAGCAGGTTCCTTACATCCATTTTGGCGTCAAGATCTTCCGCATCGGTCAGATCTTCCTCATCAGTATCTGTCCTGAAATTTGCGGGATCGTATTTGAATATGGTCCATTCTCGGTTATGATACTCCAGCGCTGTCAAACTTTCCACCCAGTCGCCTGAATTAAGGTACAAAACCGATCCCGACCCATCCGTCGATTGCATAACACGCATTTCGGCCTGGTGAATGTGGCCGCATATTACATAGCTGTATTTTTTCTCTACCGCCAGGTCGGCCGCGGTCTGTTCAAACTGGTTGATGAATTTCACCGCATCCTTAAATTTGCCTTTCACCTTTTTAGAGAAGCTCATTTTTTCGCGCCCAATTTTGGCCAAGAACCAGTTGACAAAGCTATTGATGAGGATGAGGGTATCGTAACCAACAGCGCCCAATTTCGCCAGCCATTTAGAGTGCTGCATTGTCACATCGAATATGTCGCCATGAAATATCCAGGCTTTTTTCCCGTCAATATTGAGTACAACTTTATTTTTCAGCTGGAACGAGCCGAGGTCGAAATCAGCAAATTTACGCAGCATTTCGTCATGATTACCGGTAAGATAATAAACCGGCACGCCTTCCGTCACAAATTTCAGGATGCGGCGCACCACTTTCATATGCGTTTCGGGCCAATATGATTTGCTGAACTGCCATATATCGATAATATCACCGTTCAGGATCAGCATTTTCGGCTTAATGCTTTTTAAATATTTGAGTAACTCCTTCGAATGGCACCCATAGGTACCTAAATGCACGTCGGATATCACGACAATGTCTACTTCACGTTTTGCCATAAAATATTAGGGGGATAATTTTCCTTCCGGCAGATATTACCGGTCACGGGGTTGGAAGAGCGTAGTATATAACGACTATTCGTCGTCTTCGTCCTCATTAACCTTTAATTCATAAGGGCTGGCGTAGAATATGCCCAATAAAAGAAGCAGGCCCACAACAACCAGATACGCAAACTCAAAATTCATATCGAGATATTTAACAAATGTCAGGAACTCAGATTATCTGAATGTTAAGACTACATGAAATATAAAAGGTTTCATCCGGTTTGAAACTTTTTTTCAACACGTTCGAGCTGTTTTAAATGATGCTTGGAGTGTATCAGCACGAATTTGAACCATTGGGCTGCGTTGAGCATACCCAGGCGCGCATGTTTTATTTTACAATGCGGCGATGAATCGCGGATGAGTTCCGCTACGCTGTCCACGCGTTTGCGGCATTTTACCAACAGGTTCCGGGCGTCTTCCTTACTTATCTTTTTTGCCGGCATACCGGCGGCCACCGCTTTTGGCTCTTTTACCCGAAAGGGCGGAAAACGATTAAACGTTAGCACAAAAAACCCGATAACAGAGCGGCCCTTTGAGGTAGGTCTGCAGGTGCTCAGCGTACATTTTTCAGCAGCAATGGTTGAACTGAGGTTAGCCTGTAAAACATGCGAGTAAACTTCGGCGTACGACCAGCCGCCACCCGGTGGGGTCACATCAAACTCATCGTCAGGAATACCGTCCAGCCGGCTGCGGTAAATATCAAGTGTCCTTTCAATAGCCTTGCGTTCCTGTTCGATGGTCATTTCCTGATTTGATTGAGTAAATGTACAAATTGTCGTTTTCAAAAATTCAAACAATCCGACGACATCCCACTGTTAGCGGTCATTATTTCTTTAAAACGCAGCATAAAAATCCGGTGCCGGATTTTTATTGAGCCTACCCTATCTATCTTTTAAACTATTTTATCATGAAAAATTTTATTTACGCTATTCTTCTTGTTATTTGCAGCGCTACAGGTAGTTATGCACAGGATAATAATAAATTACAATTATCACTTGGCTATTCGCATGGGTCATTCAGCAATTTCAGCGGCAATAATTACAAAGTAAATTCGAATATTTACGACCAGACCTTTAACGATACAATGGGTAAGAAAAAGAGCGCACAGCTCAACGGCTTTGATCTTTCCGGTGCTTATCGTCTTTCCCGTCATCTTGCGGCCAAAACTGCTTTTGGCTGGTACACAGGCTCAACTATCAACGGTGTTCCGGGAGGATCATACGGGCGGGACAACGCCACGAAACCAACCTTCGTGCTGGTTATCCCGAACTTTAGCGATCACGGCAAACAATCATATGTTTCGGTTATGGCCGGAATTGAATATCGGGACTTTCAATCGCTGCATAAGCTGAATCCCTTTGCACACCTGATGGTGGGCGCGGGATTTGAAGGCTCGTCTTACGATCTTGCCGGGACAAGTCACGCTTCCATATACCAGACCGATAAATTAAAGGTGCGCCAAACCACGCTAAATATAGATGCCGGCGCCGGGCTGGACCTTAAACTAAATAAAAACTTCAATCTGCGCGTTATTCAGCTCGATTTTGTGCCGACTTTCCCGGACAAGAAAAACATCCAGCACCAGGGCGACCTGCGCGGCCCGTTCCAAACAAGTTCCTCGCCTGATGAACAGCTATATGTATTGCAAACTGTCACGACCAATAGTACTTTCCAGGCAAATTTCCGGTTCGGGATAGGTGTAGTATTTACACCGAATCTATAAAGAATTTTAAGCTATAATTCAACGACAAGTGAATATTCAAGATTGTTACTGTCATCAGGTATAGGCTCACCATCTCCTTCAAGACTTTCTATATAAAGGCTGATAGCTTCTTTAGCCATCTCAATAGCCTCTTCAACGGTTTCTCCGTGGGTAAAGCACCCAGGTAAAGCGGGTACAGTTACACTAAAGCCGCCTTCTTCTTGCGGAGCAAGCAATATGCGATATGTCCGTTGTTTCATATTACATAGCGTCAATGTTTGTAGTTACAGCAATAAAGTTAGCTCTTTTAAATTATTGATCTGTATTTTAAGCTAAATTGGCCGGATATATCATTAGCCTTTACTTATTACCGTTAAAAATTATGGATTATAAGGAACTTCTTTTTATTTGTTCAGGACTAATAGCATTCTATTTTATCAGGAGATTGTTTACCTGGCGAAAACGACGTCTAATAAAATATGGCACTCCGGCAATCGCAAAGGTAACTAAGGTGATTGAGACCAACGTCAAAACTTATTCCGGGACTGGAATAGATGAAGGTTTAAGCTACTCAAAAGGATATGGAGGCAATACGCAATTAGATATTTATTTAGACATTGAAAATGCAGAGCCTGCCAGACAAATTAATATAACTCAATCCTTTCCCGGTAGGTACCCTAAGATTGGAGATAAGTTGCGTGTATTGATCGACCCGAAAGATAAGTATAACTTTATGATCTCACCCGATCAGCATAATATCGAATAACCATACCTTAACTTACAATATCGACATTAGCTCCTTCAGGTGATTGATCTGCGCCGGCACATCATCCGGTTTATCCAATCCAGTAGGATTGAAATAAATGGCGTCCATACCAAATGCTAAAGCTCCATACACATCGGCCTCCAAACTGTCGCCTATCATCAGGCTTTCAGCTACGGAAGCTTTGGCAAGATCAATGGCGTACTGAAAGATAGCCTTGTCCGGCTTATTAGCACCGGCTATTTCGGAAATGATCACGTTCTGAAAATAGCCACCCAAATTCGTGCCATTGATCTTAATATCCTGCGACTCACGAAATCCGTTGGATATCAGGTGCATGGTATATTTTGATTGCAGGTATTGCAAAGTCTCGTGTGCGTGTGGAAACAAGTTGGTTTTGGTAGGGCACAGCCTCACGTAATCATCCTCAAAACCAGCCGGTATAATGTCCGGGTGCATACCCAGATCAAGGAAGGTTTGTTTAAATCGGGCATTACGCAGGGCCTCTTTGGTGATGTTACCCAAATGGTACTCTGCCCACAAACGGTGATTATTACGTGTATATGTTTCTATAAATACGTCGGCTGAGTGCAGCCCCAGTTCTTTTAATTTATAAATGCCATAAAGTTCGTGCAGGGTTTCTTCGGCATTTTTATCGAAATCCCAGATGGTGTGATCGAGGTCGAAGAAAATGTGTTTGTATTTTTTGATATCGGATCTCGGATTTTCAATTTCGGGTTTTTGAGTTATCATCGGCTCAAAACTACAGTAAATTCGAAATTGAACATCCGAAATTCGAAATTATCATCAACCCATCTTCTCTCCATACGCCAGGTCACCCGCATCTCCCAGGCCCGGCACGATATAGGCTTTCGACGTCATTTCCTCGTCTATCGCACCTATCCACAAATGTGCTTTGGGCAAATTAGCCCTTACATGTTCAATACCTACCGCACTGGCAATAACAGCAGCAATATGCAGTTCCTTGATGGTGTACATTGCCATCAGTTCCTTGCATACCTCCACAATACTCTGCCCGGTGGCCAGCATCGTGTCGCACAGGATAAGTATTTTGCCGTCAAGATTGGGCGTGGCTATGTGGTCGATGTTGATGATGAAGTCGCCGTTCTTCCGCACCTTTCGGTACGCGGTAATAAATGCCGAGGGCGATTTATCAAAAATGTTCAGAAAACCCTGGTGAAATGGAAGTCCCGCCCGCAGGATAGTGCCTAACACCGGCTGGGTTACCGGCACGTCCACCGTTGCCGTACCAAGCGGCGTTTGTACCTCGCGGGTAACATATTTTAATTTCTTGCTGATCTCGTAAGCCAGTATCTCGCCTATTCTTTCCTGGTTCCTGCGAAAACGGAGCCTGTCCTGTTGGGTTTCGGCATCGCGCATTTCGGCCAGGAATTGATTGCCTATCGTGTTGGTTTTACTGAGTACAAAAAACATGTTTAAATCTACAGATTTTGCACGCATTTTTTCTAAAACAATCATAGGATCTGGGATTAGGGTAAAACGGTTAACGGACTTTGTATTTAACTAACGAATTCGGTTATTATTAAGTTTTTTATATCAGTAATATTTTGATCTGCCATCCTTTTTTGATCCTGCTGACATAGGGCTGTCAAAACATTTCGTCAATTTGTATGGCGAAGCAGGTTCCGATTTTATTACCCGGGACAAACATTCTCA
Above is a window of Mucilaginibacter ginsenosidivorans DNA encoding:
- a CDS encoding YjjG family noncanonical pyrimidine nucleotidase encodes the protein MITQKPEIENPRSDIKKYKHIFFDLDHTIWDFDKNAEETLHELYGIYKLKELGLHSADVFIETYTRNNHRLWAEYHLGNITKEALRNARFKQTFLDLGMHPDIIPAGFEDDYVRLCPTKTNLFPHAHETLQYLQSKYTMHLISNGFRESQDIKINGTNLGGYFQNVIISEIAGANKPDKAIFQYAIDLAKASVAESLMIGDSLEADVYGALAFGMDAIYFNPTGLDKPDDVPAQINHLKELMSIL
- a CDS encoding type III pantothenate kinase codes for the protein MANLVIDIGNTLTKVAVFEQDDLLHAEQSPVTDAKTLLQLIEKYHISHAIISSVRNRTEEWRAAIEEKLDLKYFTRDMTAGIHNQYKSPETLGVDRLAAVMGAHKLYPGKCSLVIDAGTCITYDHVDADGNYLGGSISPGLNMRYKALNYYTGALPLVGADEKFDKTYGDDTRTAILSGVQNGVKYEVFGFIESYRAKEPELNILLSGGDSIFFDTLLKNSIFAPYVKNEPYLVLKGLNAAIRYNND
- a CDS encoding type II toxin-antitoxin system HicB family antitoxin, coding for MKQRTYRILLAPQEEGGFSVTVPALPGCFTHGETVEEAIEMAKEAISLYIESLEGDGEPIPDDSNNLEYSLVVEL
- the upp gene encoding uracil phosphoribosyltransferase — protein: MFFVLSKTNTIGNQFLAEMRDAETQQDRLRFRRNQERIGEILAYEISKKLKYVTREVQTPLGTATVDVPVTQPVLGTILRAGLPFHQGFLNIFDKSPSAFITAYRKVRKNGDFIINIDHIATPNLDGKILILCDTMLATGQSIVEVCKELMAMYTIKELHIAAVIASAVGIEHVRANLPKAHLWIGAIDEEMTSKAYIVPGLGDAGDLAYGEKMG
- the purQ gene encoding phosphoribosylformylglycinamidine synthase subunit PurQ codes for the protein MKFGVVIFPGSNCDEDIIYVLEKIMGQQVVRLWHKDHDLQGCDFIVLPGGFSFGDYLRSGAIARFSPIMNEVMQFAAKGGYVWGICNGFQILAEAGMVPGALLHNTNRKFNSSNIYLRAQTNDSLMTSQIDLQRPLKIPIAHGEGNYFADADVLKALNDNDQVLFRYCDEFGNITPESNPNGSIENIAGVCNAGRNVFGMMPHPERAADTLLANQDGLPIFESILSMVRA
- a CDS encoding DinB family protein, which gives rise to MTIEQERKAIERTLDIYRSRLDGIPDDEFDVTPPGGGWSYAEVYSHVLQANLSSTIAAEKCTLSTCRPTSKGRSVIGFFVLTFNRFPPFRVKEPKAVAAGMPAKKISKEDARNLLVKCRKRVDSVAELIRDSSPHCKIKHARLGMLNAAQWFKFVLIHSKHHLKQLERVEKKFQTG
- a CDS encoding glycosyltransferase family protein; translated protein: MKILYAIQGTGNGHISRAREIVPLLQQYGELDLLISGTEAEVSLSQPVKYRLHGFSFVFGTKGGVDKWATYKLMDLLRLWRDINHLPLKQYDLIINDFEPVSAWACRRQKLEAVSLSHQCSFISKKTPRPGSWNYAEWLFKYYSPTKHHIGFHFERYDDFIHTPVIRSGIRNTNPTNKGHYTVYLPAYDDKTLLKYLGRTHDVEWQIFSKRQKTPYREGNVHIFPVSNEGFNESMASCEGLLTGGGFEGPAEALYLKKKVLMIPMTGQYEQRCNAEAASRLGVPVVYAIDEQFVGKVNKWIADDKKVTVNFPDETAQIVDNMVKRYAKPGSISA
- a CDS encoding DUF6427 family protein produces the protein MIKLFRSYNPLNMLWLALVLILLRITFLSAIPIKEEFPFAELFSRLHLPSSYQYVFPPGLDLFLAGCLVYGQALLINYLVNYHNLLGRSTFLPALTYVTASSLFPPFLMLGAPLVCNFLVIWMLFKLFSFYKGEDIKSTSYDLGMIVAVGTLFYLPFIYLFLTIWLALVVFRPFNWREWVACIIGFATIFFFLAVSYYLSDRMQQFYDIWLPLAAKFKVVISFNYYNYLVLIPVIIILVLGFFKLQQNFFKSYVQTRKSLQLLMMMFLIAGFSFYIRPDFHLDHFLLCAIPAAIFFAYYFLYANYRWFYESLYIILLASIIYFQFNTF
- a CDS encoding UDP-2,3-diacylglucosamine diphosphatase, whose translation is MAKREVDIVVISDVHLGTYGCHSKELLKYLKSIKPKMLILNGDIIDIWQFSKSYWPETHMKVVRRILKFVTEGVPVYYLTGNHDEMLRKFADFDLGSFQLKNKVVLNIDGKKAWIFHGDIFDVTMQHSKWLAKLGAVGYDTLILINSFVNWFLAKIGREKMSFSKKVKGKFKDAVKFINQFEQTAADLAVEKKYSYVICGHIHQAEMRVMQSTDGSGSVLYLNSGDWVESLTALEYHNREWTIFKYDPANFRTDTDEEDLTDAEDLDAKMDVRNLLERFKLEVH
- the lptC gene encoding LPS export ABC transporter periplasmic protein LptC, which encodes MKKGGLLPGLFLTVIIAVLAGLTGCENDLKDLKKISATEATKPVQRYTNVDVIWSDSAKVKAHMTSPLMLDYTKVAKPYTEMPKGVKVTFYDADLHQTCTITSEYAIRRVAEKIIELRKNVVGTNVKGETFQSDELIWDENTRQIHSNKSVHVQMTDGSILDGLNFESDEGLTHWKFGPSTGKIHVDSKEIGQ
- a CDS encoding porin family protein gives rise to the protein MIKYTRLFITFLLAVCVLEARSQSTATTSSPYSRYGLGDYIQPALPQNIGMGGISTATSSLTSYSTINVLNPAAYSKIHLTVIDAGLYTNSLTLRNDTSAKQRNGNTRLSHIAFALPLTQGSAVSFGLLPYSELGYKYKISRPNLGTGLPVDTNTVNYIYSGDGGLSKAYIGYGFSVGKHLSLGANASYIFGSLKEDQSTEIPNAVGFLNSRTEQNNKVGGFNFDYGAQYSIDFSTSKHLVLGYSASIGNKINVQNSYIVSQYYISNGSEGVATDSLVNTNNPKAKIQLPAINHFGIVFQKDLSFLVGVDYSIGKWSDLSIAGTNAGLQDSKMLNIGGQWTPNVNALNNYLALIDYRLGFIYEDTYLNLNNTSIKRQAVTFGLGIPLPHDRASSAFYKVNFSAEVGKRGTVDNGLIKENYVNFHIALTLNDQWFRRFKFD